In one Bosea sp. RAC05 genomic region, the following are encoded:
- a CDS encoding Crp/Fnr family transcriptional regulator, with protein MTLEADLACLRQLPLFRALPPPRLKLVALMGEKLHFDAGTQIIAEGEAPDGVFVILHGQLEISHVGPDGTGPRLPLSFGSLVGDVPLLSGRSFVGAVTAKTDVAALRLPKDLFFELLETVPDFSLALTKDLASRLYRLADFTLHAEKVH; from the coding sequence ATGACACTCGAAGCCGACCTCGCCTGCCTGCGCCAGCTGCCGCTGTTTCGGGCGCTGCCGCCGCCCCGGCTCAAGCTCGTGGCGCTGATGGGCGAGAAGCTGCATTTCGACGCGGGGACGCAGATCATCGCCGAGGGCGAGGCCCCCGACGGAGTCTTCGTCATCCTCCACGGCCAGCTCGAGATCTCCCATGTCGGGCCCGACGGGACCGGGCCGCGGCTGCCGCTCAGCTTCGGCAGCCTCGTCGGCGACGTGCCGCTCCTGTCGGGGCGCAGCTTCGTCGGTGCCGTGACCGCCAAGACGGATGTGGCGGCACTGCGCCTGCCGAAGGATCTGTTCTTCGAACTGCTGGAGACGGTGCCCGATTTCAGCCTTGCGCTGACGAAGGACCTGGCGTCGCGGCTCTATCGCCTCGCCGATTTCACACTGCATGCGGAGAAGGTGCATTGA
- a CDS encoding ABC transporter ATP-binding protein/permease has product METNLFRYVWEKSRGEQIIVLLIILASIPFYWASFDVPKRIVNDAIQGNAFKDGKTTATLLDFGLHLPSFLGGGSVTLFEGFQVGQFGLLLGLSGYFLFLVLINGAFKYVINVRKGILGERMLRRMRYDLFSQLMRFRPEEIRAVKPAEVASMIKDEVEPIGGFVGDAFIQPVFLLTQALTALVFIMVQSVWLGSIALVIVLAQAIIVPILRREQLRLGRERQIASRQLAGRIGEIVDAGPTIQAHGATTYVQSDISGRLGRLFDIRYALYKRKFAVKFINNLLAQITPFFFYAIGGFFALQGRLDIGQLVAVIAAYRDLPPPIKELIDWDQQRNDVTIKYEQVIAQFNADDTIQLDEPGGVERLPATGEIRLDSVQMLDNRGQPLLLPLSARLARPGLVAVVGPQGGGRDVLGRILGRQAMSYSGRVMIDSAPLARMSVERASHLIGYAGSETEIIAGTIRDNILLPLKRRRPSIRPDGKLSASEHRQFVESIRSGNTPLLFEADWTDYEGAGVADEAELAARLRAVLDVLGCAEDVYELGLDGKVTASLREDAKAQIVDARRAVAEELAGSKLTGLITPFDPEQYNANATIAENLIFGARTGPRFANETLLFEPYAHAILKAESLVEPLVEVGSRIAGTVAEIFAGLPHGHALFERYSFGSGLDFDRLAELAALLEKHDMRGPLDAVAERDLVALALGYIEPKHRLNLLDERLQRRLLRARASFKRHLPADAAEDVDFYDPEKVMLGASLRDNLMFGRIGHGIADARKKVAMIVRKALARAGLDGDLYRIGLNTDSGLRGRFLPTRLKLAVPLAQALIKAPQIAILDVGAFLATSPEPEQVIARLRAYCAEMTLFLLVGDTHLVNDIPVRIVFNGPAGTIESGDEAGDEPFAAPAPGRGARSKPMEARP; this is encoded by the coding sequence TTGGAGACCAACCTCTTCCGATATGTCTGGGAGAAGAGCCGCGGCGAACAGATCATCGTCCTGCTCATCATCCTGGCCTCGATCCCGTTCTACTGGGCGTCCTTCGACGTGCCGAAGCGGATCGTCAACGATGCGATCCAGGGAAACGCCTTCAAGGACGGCAAGACCACCGCCACCCTGCTGGATTTCGGCCTGCATCTGCCGTCCTTCCTCGGCGGGGGAAGCGTCACGCTGTTCGAGGGGTTCCAGGTCGGCCAGTTCGGCCTCCTGCTCGGCCTGAGCGGCTATTTCCTGTTCCTCGTGCTGATCAACGGGGCGTTCAAATACGTCATCAACGTCCGCAAGGGCATTCTCGGCGAGCGGATGCTGCGGCGCATGCGCTACGACCTGTTCAGCCAGCTGATGCGGTTCCGCCCCGAGGAGATCCGGGCGGTCAAGCCGGCCGAAGTCGCCAGCATGATCAAGGACGAGGTCGAGCCGATCGGCGGCTTCGTCGGCGACGCCTTCATCCAGCCCGTCTTCCTGCTGACGCAGGCCCTGACCGCGCTGGTCTTCATCATGGTGCAGAGCGTCTGGCTCGGCTCGATCGCGCTGGTGATCGTGCTCGCCCAGGCCATCATCGTGCCGATCCTGCGGCGCGAACAGCTGCGGCTGGGGCGCGAGCGCCAGATCGCCTCGCGCCAGCTCGCGGGGCGGATCGGCGAGATCGTCGATGCCGGGCCGACCATCCAGGCCCATGGCGCGACCACCTATGTCCAGTCCGACATTTCGGGCCGGCTCGGCCGGCTCTTCGACATCCGCTACGCGCTCTACAAGCGGAAGTTCGCGGTCAAGTTCATCAACAACCTGCTCGCGCAGATCACGCCGTTCTTCTTCTACGCGATCGGCGGCTTCTTCGCCCTGCAGGGGCGGCTCGACATCGGCCAGCTCGTCGCCGTCATCGCCGCCTATCGTGACCTGCCGCCGCCGATCAAGGAGCTGATCGACTGGGACCAGCAGCGCAACGACGTGACGATCAAGTACGAGCAGGTCATCGCCCAGTTCAATGCGGACGACACGATCCAGCTGGACGAGCCGGGCGGCGTCGAGCGCCTGCCCGCGACCGGCGAGATCCGGCTCGACAGCGTCCAGATGCTCGACAATCGCGGCCAGCCGCTGCTGCTGCCGCTCTCGGCACGGCTGGCACGCCCGGGCCTGGTCGCCGTCGTCGGTCCGCAGGGCGGTGGCCGCGACGTGCTCGGGCGCATTCTCGGGCGGCAGGCCATGTCCTATTCGGGGCGCGTCATGATCGACTCGGCCCCGCTGGCGCGCATGTCGGTCGAGCGTGCGAGCCATCTCATCGGCTATGCCGGCAGCGAGACCGAGATCATCGCCGGCACGATCCGCGACAACATCCTTTTGCCCCTCAAGCGGCGGCGGCCGAGCATCCGCCCCGACGGCAAGCTCTCGGCGAGCGAGCATCGCCAGTTCGTGGAGTCGATCCGCTCCGGCAACACGCCGCTGCTGTTCGAGGCCGACTGGACCGATTACGAGGGCGCCGGCGTGGCCGACGAGGCCGAGCTGGCCGCGCGGCTCAGGGCCGTTCTCGACGTGCTCGGCTGCGCGGAAGACGTCTACGAGCTGGGGCTCGACGGCAAGGTGACCGCCTCCCTGCGCGAGGATGCGAAGGCGCAGATCGTGGATGCGCGCCGGGCCGTGGCGGAGGAACTGGCGGGCAGCAAGCTGACCGGGCTGATCACCCCCTTCGACCCCGAGCAGTACAACGCCAACGCCACGATCGCCGAGAACCTGATCTTCGGCGCGCGCACGGGGCCGCGCTTCGCCAACGAGACCCTGCTGTTCGAGCCCTATGCCCACGCCATCCTGAAGGCCGAATCGCTGGTCGAGCCGCTGGTCGAGGTCGGGTCGCGGATCGCGGGGACGGTGGCGGAAATCTTCGCCGGTCTGCCGCATGGCCATGCCCTGTTCGAGCGCTACTCCTTCGGATCGGGACTCGATTTCGACCGGCTGGCCGAACTCGCCGCGCTGCTCGAGAAACATGACATGCGCGGCCCGCTCGATGCGGTGGCGGAGCGCGACCTCGTCGCCCTGGCGCTGGGCTATATCGAGCCCAAGCACCGGCTCAACCTGCTCGACGAGCGCCTGCAGCGGCGCCTGCTGCGGGCGCGGGCGAGTTTCAAGCGCCATCTCCCCGCCGATGCGGCGGAGGACGTCGATTTCTACGACCCAGAGAAGGTGATGCTGGGCGCCAGCCTGCGCGACAACCTGATGTTCGGGCGAATCGGCCACGGCATCGCCGATGCGCGCAAGAAGGTGGCGATGATCGTCCGCAAGGCGCTGGCCCGGGCCGGCCTCGACGGAGATCTCTACCGCATCGGCCTCAATACCGATTCCGGGCTCAGGGGCCGGTTCCTGCCGACACGGCTCAAGCTCGCCGTGCCGCTGGCCCAGGCGCTCATCAAGGCACCGCAGATCGCCATCCTCGATGTCGGCGCCTTCCTTGCGACGTCGCCGGAGCCCGAGCAGGTGATCGCGCGGCTGCGCGCATATTGCGCGGAGATGACGCTGTTCCTGCTGGTCGGGGATACCCATCTGGTCAATGACATCCCGGTCCGGATCGTCTTCAATGGTCCCGCGGGGACCATCGAAAGCGGCGACGAGGCCGGTGACGAGCCGTTCGCCGCCCCTGCGCCGGGGCGGGGCGCCCGCAGCAAGCCGATGGAGGCGAGACCATGA
- a CDS encoding ABC transporter ATP-binding protein, giving the protein MDILRISDLRIGFTIHGLARDVVKGVSLRVPAGKTVALVGESGSGKSVISQAIMGLLPRAGAVTGGEILFRDPEKPGSSIDIAGLPAEGKEIRALRGGRIGMIFQEPMSSLSPVHTIGNQIEEALLLHRPMPKGEARGLIETMLGRVGFKDPARAFGLYPFELSGGLRQRAMLAMALICKPALLIADEPTTALDVTIQAQVLDLMRDLQAEMGMAILLITHDLGVVANMADEVVVIYHGEIMESGPVEEIFRRPRHPYLKALLKASPHFDMAEGERLVALREARPRPPATPRAAPQPGSEASPLLSVRGLRKAYTTGSRSFFGKGTQQTVLAVDDVSFDIQRGECLGLVGESGCGKTTVSKIVMRAVTPQAGSIVFDDGQAQVDVLGLEGEALRAFRPRVQMIFQDPVSSLSPRMTVMSILREPLAVHGKGGSDEQTARVRTLMEDVGLDVRFLNRYPHSFSGGQRQRIGIARALALDPDLIICDEPVSALDVSVQAQILNLLKDLQAERGLTFLFISHNLAVVNYMADRIAVMANGRIVEIAPRHALFNRPVHPYTKALLRSVPFADLDRKLDFKLVAPGGASDSSHWGRVFRADPAGEALAHLPLGEGHFVLARPGADMREMA; this is encoded by the coding sequence ATGGATATTCTGCGGATCAGCGATTTGCGCATCGGCTTCACGATTCACGGGCTCGCTCGCGACGTCGTGAAGGGCGTCAGCCTGCGCGTGCCCGCGGGCAAGACAGTCGCGCTCGTCGGCGAATCCGGCTCCGGCAAGTCGGTGATCTCGCAGGCCATCATGGGGCTGCTGCCGCGCGCCGGCGCCGTCACCGGCGGGGAAATCCTGTTCCGCGATCCCGAGAAACCCGGCTCGTCGATCGACATCGCCGGCCTGCCCGCCGAGGGCAAGGAGATCCGCGCCCTGCGCGGCGGCCGCATCGGCATGATCTTCCAGGAGCCGATGTCCTCGCTCTCGCCAGTGCACACAATCGGAAACCAGATCGAGGAGGCGCTGCTGCTGCACCGGCCGATGCCGAAGGGCGAGGCGCGCGGCCTGATCGAGACCATGCTCGGCCGCGTCGGCTTCAAGGACCCGGCGCGCGCCTTCGGGCTCTACCCCTTCGAGCTCTCCGGCGGGCTGCGCCAGCGCGCCATGCTCGCCATGGCGCTGATCTGCAAGCCGGCCCTGCTGATCGCCGACGAGCCGACGACGGCGCTGGACGTCACCATCCAGGCCCAGGTGCTCGACCTGATGCGCGATCTCCAGGCCGAGATGGGCATGGCGATCCTGCTCATCACCCATGATCTCGGCGTCGTCGCCAACATGGCCGACGAGGTCGTCGTCATCTATCACGGCGAGATCATGGAGAGCGGCCCGGTCGAGGAGATCTTCCGCCGTCCGCGCCACCCCTATCTCAAGGCCCTGCTCAAGGCCTCGCCGCATTTCGACATGGCCGAGGGCGAGCGCCTCGTGGCCCTGCGGGAGGCGAGGCCCCGGCCGCCCGCCACGCCGCGCGCCGCGCCGCAGCCGGGTTCAGAGGCCAGCCCGCTGCTCAGCGTGCGCGGCCTGCGCAAGGCCTACACCACCGGCTCGCGCAGCTTCTTCGGCAAGGGCACGCAGCAGACCGTCCTGGCCGTCGACGATGTCAGCTTCGACATCCAGCGCGGCGAATGCCTCGGCCTCGTCGGCGAGAGCGGCTGCGGCAAGACCACGGTCAGCAAGATCGTGATGCGCGCCGTGACGCCCCAGGCAGGGTCCATCGTCTTCGACGACGGACAGGCGCAGGTCGACGTGCTCGGGCTCGAGGGCGAGGCGCTGCGCGCCTTCCGCCCGCGCGTCCAGATGATCTTCCAGGACCCGGTCTCCTCGCTCTCGCCGCGCATGACGGTGATGAGCATCCTGCGCGAGCCCCTGGCGGTCCACGGCAAGGGCGGCAGCGACGAGCAGACCGCACGCGTGCGGACGCTGATGGAGGATGTCGGGCTCGACGTCCGCTTCCTGAACCGCTATCCGCACTCCTTCTCGGGCGGCCAGCGCCAGCGCATCGGCATCGCCCGCGCGCTGGCGCTCGACCCCGACCTGATCATCTGCGACGAGCCGGTCTCGGCCCTCGATGTCTCGGTCCAGGCCCAGATCCTCAACCTGCTCAAGGATCTGCAGGCCGAGCGCGGCCTGACCTTCCTGTTCATCTCCCACAATCTCGCGGTGGTGAACTACATGGCGGACCGGATCGCGGTGATGGCGAACGGACGCATCGTCGAGATCGCGCCGCGGCACGCGCTGTTTAACCGCCCGGTCCATCCCTACACCAAGGCGCTGCTGCGCTCGGTGCCCTTCGCCGACCTCGACCGCAAGCTCGACTTCAAGCTCGTCGCTCCCGGCGGCGCCTCGGATTCCAGCCATTGGGGCCGGGTGTTCCGGGCCGATCCGGCTGGCGAGGCGCTCGCCCATCTGCCCCTCGGCGAGGGCCATTTCGTGCTCGCCCGCCCGGGCGCCGACATGCGGGAGATGGCCTGA
- a CDS encoding ABC transporter substrate-binding protein: protein MRPLRPTRRGALLTGAAALAAAGLPRLAVAAAPARPARLIDSPALAERVAAGSLPPVDQRVPLAPRIVDVSGPDRMPGRHGGTMRMLMGDQRDIRMMTLYGYTRLVGYDENLDIAPDVLESYDVEGGRIFTLRLRPGHRWSNGAPFTTEDFRYWWVNVANNSRLSPGGPPQALLAGGEPPVFEVLSETEVRYSWAKPNPIFLPALAGAQPTYIFMPSGYLKQFHVDFADPVTLRSRVRQARVRDWGALHERLSRTYRPENPDLPTLDPWRNTTPLPAEQFSFQRNPFFHRIDQNGRQLPYVDEVTLTVGTHSLVPAKTAAGEADLQARYLRFDNYTFLKDASKRMNFDVRLWKRAEGSYFALMPNLNAIDPVWRDLNRDLRYRKALSVAINRKDINHVIFFGLAKESGNTALPESPLYDPAYAKMWMQHDPALAERLLDEAGLDKRARDGVRLLPDGRRLEFTIETAGESTEETDILDLIKQDLYAVGIKIYPRSTQRDVFRRRIIAGQTVMSAWAGMDNGLVAADMEPDAMAPTSSAQFNWPRWGQYLETGGREGEAPDLPEAQELVSLYGEWRSSATREERRRIWRRMLEINAEQLFAIGVVNATLQPVVVSRKLKNVPQKGLYSFEPGAFFGRYMPDTFWFDTTATAALDKAGG from the coding sequence ATGAGACCGCTCCGCCCGACCCGTCGCGGTGCCCTGCTGACGGGCGCCGCCGCCCTCGCCGCAGCCGGCCTGCCGCGCCTCGCCGTGGCCGCGGCGCCGGCCCGCCCGGCCCGGCTGATCGACAGCCCCGCTCTGGCGGAGCGCGTCGCGGCCGGTTCGCTGCCGCCGGTGGATCAGCGGGTGCCGCTGGCGCCCCGCATCGTCGACGTCTCCGGCCCTGATCGCATGCCGGGCCGTCATGGCGGCACCATGCGCATGCTGATGGGCGATCAGCGCGACATCCGCATGATGACGCTCTACGGCTACACGCGGCTCGTCGGCTATGATGAGAATCTCGACATCGCCCCGGACGTGCTCGAGAGCTACGACGTCGAGGGCGGGCGCATCTTCACGCTGCGGCTGCGGCCCGGCCATCGCTGGTCCAACGGGGCTCCGTTCACGACGGAGGACTTCCGCTACTGGTGGGTGAATGTCGCCAACAACAGCCGCCTCTCCCCGGGCGGCCCGCCGCAGGCCTTGCTCGCCGGCGGCGAGCCCCCGGTCTTCGAGGTCCTGAGCGAGACGGAGGTTCGCTACAGCTGGGCCAAGCCGAACCCGATCTTCCTGCCGGCGCTCGCCGGCGCGCAACCGACCTACATCTTCATGCCCTCGGGCTATCTGAAGCAGTTCCATGTCGACTTCGCCGATCCGGTGACGCTGCGCTCGCGCGTCCGGCAGGCCCGCGTGCGCGACTGGGGCGCGCTGCACGAGCGCCTGTCCCGCACCTACCGGCCCGAGAACCCGGACCTGCCCACGCTCGATCCCTGGCGCAACACCACGCCGCTGCCGGCCGAGCAGTTCAGCTTCCAGCGCAACCCGTTCTTCCACAGGATCGACCAGAACGGCCGGCAGCTGCCCTATGTCGACGAGGTCACGCTGACGGTGGGCACCCATTCGCTGGTGCCGGCCAAGACGGCGGCCGGCGAGGCCGATCTGCAGGCGCGCTATCTGCGCTTCGACAACTACACCTTCCTGAAGGACGCCTCGAAGCGGATGAACTTCGACGTGCGGCTCTGGAAGCGGGCCGAGGGCTCCTATTTCGCCCTGATGCCGAACCTGAACGCCATCGACCCCGTCTGGCGCGACCTCAACCGCGACCTGCGCTACCGCAAGGCGCTCTCCGTCGCGATCAACCGCAAGGACATCAACCACGTCATCTTCTTCGGCCTCGCCAAGGAGAGCGGCAACACCGCCCTGCCCGAGAGCCCGCTCTATGATCCCGCCTATGCGAAGATGTGGATGCAGCATGATCCGGCCCTGGCGGAGCGGCTGCTGGACGAGGCCGGTCTGGACAAGCGCGCGCGCGACGGCGTCCGCCTGCTGCCGGACGGGCGCCGGCTCGAATTCACCATCGAGACCGCCGGCGAGAGCACCGAGGAGACCGACATCCTCGACCTGATCAAGCAGGACCTCTACGCCGTCGGCATCAAGATCTACCCGCGCTCGACCCAACGGGACGTGTTTCGCCGCCGGATCATCGCGGGGCAGACCGTGATGTCGGCCTGGGCCGGCATGGACAACGGACTGGTCGCCGCGGATATGGAGCCCGACGCCATGGCGCCGACGAGCTCGGCCCAGTTCAACTGGCCGCGCTGGGGCCAGTATCTCGAAACCGGCGGGCGCGAGGGCGAGGCGCCCGATCTGCCCGAAGCGCAGGAACTGGTCTCGCTCTACGGCGAGTGGCGCAGCAGCGCCACGCGCGAGGAGCGCCGGCGGATCTGGCGGCGCATGCTCGAGATCAACGCCGAGCAGCTGTTCGCCATCGGGGTCGTCAATGCCACGCTGCAGCCGGTCGTGGTCTCGCGCAAGCTGAAGAACGTCCCGCAGAAGGGGCTCTACAGCTTCGAGCCCGGCGCCTTCTTCGGCCGCTACATGCCCGACACCTTCTGGTTCGACACCACCGCGACCGCTGCTCTCGACAAGGCCGGGGGCTGA
- a CDS encoding ABC transporter permease: MLKYILKRILVMIPTLLVTSALIFTVINLPEGDYFETLAAEMQAQGEKADLSRIEFLKQEYGFDRPVIERYFWWVTGLLQGDMGYSFEYQRPVREVVGDRLLLTMIVSFVTIIFTWVVAFPIGIYSATHQYSWGDYGLTFVGLIGLAVPHFLLALVFMYFANVWFGTSIGGLVDPQYLNQPMSWAKAASVLEHLWIPVIIIGAGGTAGMIRAVRANLLDELQKQYYVTARAKGLPPGKALRKYPLRMSLNFFVSDIGDILPSIVSGAEIVAIVLSLQTTGPLLIRALQSQDMYLAGSFLMFLSFLTVIGVLISDIALAILDPRIRLQGTATK, translated from the coding sequence CTGCTGAAATACATCCTCAAGCGCATCCTGGTGATGATCCCGACCCTGCTGGTCACCAGCGCGCTGATCTTCACCGTCATCAACCTGCCGGAGGGCGACTATTTCGAGACCCTGGCCGCCGAGATGCAGGCGCAAGGGGAGAAGGCCGATCTCTCCCGCATCGAATTCCTCAAGCAGGAATACGGCTTCGACCGGCCGGTGATCGAGCGCTATTTCTGGTGGGTCACCGGGCTCCTCCAGGGCGATATGGGCTACTCCTTCGAGTACCAGCGCCCCGTCCGGGAGGTGGTCGGGGACCGGCTCTTGCTCACGATGATCGTGTCCTTCGTGACGATCATCTTCACCTGGGTCGTCGCCTTCCCGATCGGCATCTATTCGGCGACGCACCAGTACAGCTGGGGCGATTACGGGCTCACCTTCGTCGGGCTCATCGGCCTCGCCGTGCCGCATTTCCTGCTGGCGCTGGTGTTCATGTATTTCGCCAATGTCTGGTTCGGCACCTCGATCGGCGGCCTCGTCGACCCGCAATATCTGAACCAGCCGATGAGCTGGGCCAAGGCGGCCTCCGTGCTGGAGCATCTCTGGATACCCGTCATCATCATCGGGGCCGGCGGGACGGCCGGCATGATCCGCGCCGTGCGCGCCAACCTGCTCGACGAGCTGCAGAAGCAGTATTACGTCACCGCCCGCGCCAAGGGGCTGCCGCCCGGCAAGGCGCTGCGCAAATACCCGCTGCGCATGTCGCTGAACTTCTTCGTCTCCGACATCGGCGACATCCTGCCCTCGATCGTCTCGGGCGCCGAGATCGTCGCCATCGTCCTGTCCCTGCAGACCACCGGGCCGCTCCTGATCCGCGCCCTGCAGAGCCAGGACATGTATCTCGCCGGCTCCTTCCTGATGTTCCTCTCCTTCCTGACCGTGATCGGCGTGCTGATCTCGGACATCGCGCTCGCGATCCTCGATCCGCGCATCCGGCTGCAGGGGACCGCGACCAAGTGA
- a CDS encoding ABC transporter permease, whose product MSQAANPTLPTNALPPDGAPLPHTASTAPFEPNAVEVMTPEQERVYLASQWQLMWWKFRRHKLAVISGVVILVIYAMAIFAEFLAPYHYTTRNTDFIRAPRQEVHLFHEGRFLGPFVYPYTQRLNMENLKREYDVDRTRPQPLRFFCRGEEYRFWNLVPGNLHFVCPPEDGTLFLLGSDRLGRDMLSRILYGGRISLSIGLLGVFVSFVLGVIIGGIAGYYGGKVDLVVQRLIEIVQSLPHIPLWLALAAIMPPSWSPLLVYFGITVILGLMDWTGLARAVRSKLLSLREEDYVVAAQLMGAKPARIIGLHLVPGFMSHLIASATITIPKTILGETALSFLGLGLRPPITSWGVMLNEAQNINVVALYPWLLYPVVPVILIILAFNFLGDGLRDAADPYR is encoded by the coding sequence GTGAGCCAGGCCGCGAACCCGACCCTGCCGACCAACGCGCTGCCGCCGGATGGCGCGCCGCTGCCCCATACCGCCTCGACGGCGCCCTTCGAGCCCAATGCCGTCGAGGTGATGACGCCCGAGCAGGAGCGCGTCTATCTCGCCTCGCAATGGCAGCTGATGTGGTGGAAGTTCCGCCGCCACAAGCTCGCGGTCATCTCCGGCGTCGTCATCCTCGTGATCTACGCGATGGCGATCTTCGCCGAGTTCCTGGCGCCCTATCACTACACCACGCGCAACACGGACTTCATCCGCGCGCCACGGCAGGAGGTGCACCTCTTCCACGAGGGTCGTTTCCTCGGACCCTTCGTCTATCCCTATACCCAGCGCCTCAACATGGAGAACCTGAAGCGCGAATACGACGTCGATCGGACCCGCCCGCAGCCCCTGCGCTTCTTCTGCCGCGGCGAGGAATACCGCTTCTGGAACCTCGTCCCGGGCAATCTCCATTTCGTCTGCCCGCCCGAGGACGGCACGCTGTTCCTGCTAGGCTCGGACCGGCTCGGCCGGGACATGCTCTCGCGCATTCTCTATGGCGGGCGCATCTCGCTCTCGATCGGGCTTCTCGGCGTCTTCGTCTCCTTCGTGCTCGGCGTCATCATCGGTGGGATCGCCGGCTATTACGGCGGCAAGGTCGATCTCGTCGTCCAGCGCCTGATCGAGATCGTCCAGTCGCTGCCGCATATCCCGCTCTGGCTCGCGCTGGCCGCGATCATGCCGCCCTCCTGGAGCCCGCTGCTGGTCTATTTCGGCATCACCGTCATCCTCGGCCTGATGGACTGGACCGGGCTGGCGCGCGCGGTGCGCTCAAAGCTGCTCTCCCTACGGGAGGAGGATTACGTCGTCGCCGCCCAGCTGATGGGGGCGAAGCCCGCCCGCATCATCGGCCTGCATCTCGTCCCGGGCTTCATGAGCCATCTCATCGCCTCGGCGACGATCACCATCCCCAAGACGATCCTCGGCGAGACGGCGCTGAGCTTCCTGGGGCTCGGCCTGCGCCCACCGATCACCAGCTGGGGCGTCATGCTCAACGAGGCGCAGAACATCAATGTCGTGGCACTCTATCCCTGGCTGCTCTATCCGGTCGTGCCCGTCATCCTGATCATCCTCGCCTTCAACTTCCTCGGCGACGGCCTGCGCGACGCGGCCGATCCCTATCGCTGA
- a CDS encoding glycosyltransferase family 4 protein, translating into MRIAFHTPLNAYDDGRISGDRRMARQLVAVLEGLGHSVTPGIGARDFMPTPEPERLAAHEGAAARRADDLLSQWRADGAAPDLWFTYHNYYKAPDLLGPKISARLGIPYVVAEASDAERRASGDWARHTAIVRDGLSAAALHLYFTDRDRQGLEPWRSPHTALVELPPFVAFDREPPRRAGCTDVPRLVTVAMMREGTKENSYRLLARALHHLGNRPWSLTIMGDGRRRPEIEQAFAGLPEGRIAWHGAVAHDRVVAGLAGHDLFIWPGLREAYGLVYLEAQAVGLPIVAFDSGGVSATVRDGQTALLVAEGDEAALAAALQSLIDDPDRRATMGAAARRFALDERTPAAAAAILETALATALANHAARRSAGGRDIAP; encoded by the coding sequence GTGCGCATCGCCTTTCACACCCCGCTCAACGCCTATGACGACGGCCGCATTTCGGGCGACCGCCGCATGGCGAGGCAGCTCGTCGCGGTTCTGGAGGGCCTCGGCCACAGCGTGACGCCCGGCATCGGCGCGCGCGACTTCATGCCGACGCCCGAGCCCGAGCGGCTCGCGGCCCATGAGGGCGCCGCCGCGCGGCGGGCGGACGACCTGCTCTCGCAATGGCGCGCCGACGGCGCCGCCCCGGACCTCTGGTTCACCTACCACAACTACTACAAGGCGCCCGATCTGCTCGGCCCGAAGATCAGCGCGCGCCTCGGCATTCCCTATGTCGTGGCCGAGGCCAGCGACGCGGAGCGACGCGCCAGCGGAGACTGGGCGCGGCACACGGCGATCGTCCGCGACGGTCTCTCGGCCGCCGCCCTGCATCTCTATTTCACCGATCGGGACCGGCAGGGGCTCGAGCCCTGGCGGTCGCCCCACACCGCGCTGGTCGAGCTGCCGCCCTTCGTCGCGTTCGACCGCGAGCCGCCGCGCCGGGCGGGCTGCACCGACGTGCCCCGGCTGGTGACGGTCGCGATGATGCGCGAAGGCACCAAGGAGAACAGCTACCGCCTGCTCGCCCGCGCCCTGCATCATCTCGGGAACCGCCCCTGGAGCCTGACGATCATGGGCGATGGCCGCAGGCGCCCCGAGATCGAACAGGCTTTCGCGGGCCTGCCCGAGGGGCGCATCGCCTGGCACGGCGCCGTCGCGCATGATCGCGTCGTCGCCGGTCTCGCCGGCCACGATCTCTTCATCTGGCCCGGCCTGCGCGAGGCCTATGGACTGGTCTATCTCGAGGCGCAGGCGGTCGGCCTGCCGATCGTCGCCTTCGACAGCGGCGGCGTCTCGGCGACGGTGCGCGACGGCCAGACCGCCCTGCTCGTCGCGGAGGGCGACGAGGCGGCCCTGGCCGCGGCGCTGCAGAGCCTGATCGACGATCCCGACCGTCGCGCGACCATGGGCGCGGCCGCGCGTCGATTCGCGCTGGACGAACGCACCCCCGCCGCCGCCGCCGCCATCCTGGAGACGGCGCTGGCGACGGCGCTCGCCAACCATGCCGCGCGCCGGTCAGCGGGCGGCCGGGACATCGCGCCATGA